From one Bombus affinis isolate iyBomAffi1 chromosome 9, iyBomAffi1.2, whole genome shotgun sequence genomic stretch:
- the LOC126920688 gene encoding leucine-rich repeat-containing protein 58: MENYTSDSSDSDSASKTLDLSYLMLDPQLLDDHFINAKNPEHVDTLLLHQNRLTSIPQTIVRFTNLNSLDVSNCGLHRLPDFFEDCPLTCLVAKHNNLTNDSLPKNFQNLSRLRELNLSGNRLTDFPEQVFDLTDLKYLYLGGNQITEISKDVWKLQRLQVLSMGGNRLTEVPSTLGELMSLQALVLCDNMLESLPSSIAKLTNLKSLLLHKNRLRTLPTEIITLKCLTELSLRDNPLVVRFVSDMTHNPPSLLELAARVIMTNNIQYDGESIPRNLVEYLNSGHRCVNSKCKGVFFNNRVEHVKFVDFCGKYRLPLLQYLCSRKCIESRDGDEVVSGAMIRKVLLG; this comes from the exons ATGGAGAACTACACGTCGGACTCGAGCGACTCGGATTCCGCCAGCAAGACACTGGATCTGTCCTATTTGATGCTCGACCCTCAATTACTGGACGATCATTTCATCAATGCCAAGAATCCGGAACACGTGGACACCTTGTTACTTCATCAGAATCGGCTGACCAGTATTCCACAGACGATAGTCAGGTTCACGAACTTGAACTCGTTGGACGTATCGAACTGTGGTCTTCATCGGTTGCCCGACTTTTTCGAGGATTGTCCCCTGACCTGTTTGGTAGCCAAGCACAATAACTTGACGAACGATTCCTTACCGAAGAATTTTCAAAATCTGTCGAGGCTCAGAGAACTGAATCTCAGCGGCAACAGGCTAACAGATTTTCCGGAGCAGGTTTTTGACTTGACGGATCTCAAGTACCTGTATTTGGGCGGCAATCAAATCACCGAGATCAGTAAAGATGTTTGGAAGCTGCAAAG ATTGCAAGTGTTATCGATGGGAGGCAACAGACTGACAGAAGTACCGTCTACCTTAGGCGAACTGATGTCTCTCCAGGCGTTGGTATTGTGCGATAACATGCTGGAAAGCCTACCTAGTTCCATAGCAAAGTTGACGAACTTGAAATCACTGCTGCTTCACAAAAACAGACTGAGGACACTGCCTACCGAGATCATCACGTTAAAATGTCTGACGGAG TTATCTTTAAGAGATAATCCGTTGGTAGTAAGATTCGTGTCGGACATGACACACAATCCTCCGTCTTTGCTGGAGTTGGCTGCCAGAGTTATCATGACTAACAACATCCAGTATGACGGGGAGAGTATACCAAGAAACCTGGTGGAGTATCTAAACAGCGGTCATCGTTGCGTCAATTCGAAGTGTAAAG GTGTGTTCTTCAACAACAGAGTGGAACACGTCAAGTTCGTCGATTTCTGTGGCAAATATCGTCTACCTCTGCTACAGTACCTTTGTAGCAGGAAGTGTATAGAATCACGAGACGGAGACGAAGTAGTCAGTGGCGCGATGATAAGGAAGGTTCTTCTGGGCTGA